One window from the genome of Cucumis melo cultivar AY chromosome 10, USDA_Cmelo_AY_1.0, whole genome shotgun sequence encodes:
- the LOC103496685 gene encoding IAA-alanine resistance protein 1, which yields MPNSCFFPFIFASALVFSLFLDLSFAHGSLGHHQCSHSHGHHQHAHHHRHDDDLSVTSKLLPEELAEEEDMRLYGFGRPYVEHDHESVGSSDLSGLGLWIRALGCSLLISMASLICLILLPVIFVRGKPSKAVVDSLALFGAGAMLGDAFLHQLPHAFGGGKHSHSHADHHGHSHSEDEHSHSHAHTLEDLSVGMSVLAGIVLFLLVEKIVRYVEDNSEGGNDWSHGHHHHHKNKKLKDDSDSPDTTDKKGRAKLLDGVPNDSKEDQGTPQKSVPRKRNGKSASRDDKEDLVATNGLTADVNSSQEFPAKTPSNLVFGYLNLFSDGVHNFTDGMALGSAFLLYGSVGGWSRTVFLLAHELPQEIGDFGILVRSGFSVAKALFFNFLSALVALAGTAIALLMGTDPGHSSLIEGFTAGGFIYIAVAGVLAEMNSSSKSTIRTTVFQLTSLVLGMAVALGISLIE from the exons ATGCCCAACTCCTGCTTTTTCCCCTTCATTTTTGCTTCTGCACTTGTCTTCTCCCTGTTTTTGGATCTCAGCTTTGCTCACGGTTCCCTTGGGCATCATCAGTGTTCTCATTCCCATGGGCACCACCAGCACGCCCATCATCATCGCCATGACGACGATTTGTCTGTTACATCCAAGCTGCTACCGGAGGAGCTCGCGGAGGAGGAGGATATGAGGCTTTATGGATTTGGACGGCCCTATGTCGAGCATGATCATGAGAGTGTTGGATCTTCCGACTTGTCTGGTTTGG GTCTTTGGATTCGTGCATTGGGCTGCTCATTGTTGATTAGCATGGCATCTCTTATTTGCTTAATACTCTTGCCAGTAATTTTTG TTCGAGGAAAACCATCAAAAGCTGTTGTTGATTCCTTGGCCTTATTTGGG GCAGGAGCTATGCTAGGGGATGCTTTTCTTCACCAGTTGCCTCATGCATTTG GTGGTGGCAAGCACTCTCATTCACACGCTGATCATCATGGTCATTCTCATTCAGAAGACGAGCATTCACATTCACATGCACATACTTTGGAAGATCTTTCTGTAGGAATGTCTGTCCTTG CTGGAATCGTGCTTTTTCTTCTGGTAGAGAAGATAGTGAGGTATGTAGAAGATAATTCTGAGGGAGGAAATGATTGGAGTCATGGTCACCACCACCAccataagaataaaaaattgaaggatGATAGTGATTCTCCTGACACCACTGATAAAAAGGGCAGAGCTAAGTTGTTGGATGGAGTGCCAAATGACTCAAAAGAAGATCAGGGTACTCCACAGAAATCCGTTCCCCGGAAG AGAAATGGGAAATCTGCCTCCAGAGATGATAAGGAAGATCTAGTTGCTACTAATGGCCTCACTGCTGATGTCAATTCCTCACAAGAATTTCCAGCTAAGACACCGTCAAACTTAGTGTTTGGTTATCTCAATCTATTCTCTGATGGCGTT CACAATTTCACCGATGGGATGGCCTTAGGAAGTGCTTTCTTACTATATGGATCTGTTGGTGGATGGTCTAGAACTGTGTTTTTGCTTGCGCATGAACTCCCGCAAGAG ATTGGGGATTTTGGTATTTTGGTAAGATCCGGTTTCAGTGTTGCCAAAGCTCTTTTCTTCAACTTCCTCTCTGCACTCGTGGCTCTTGCCGGAACTGCAATT GCATTGCTAATGGGGACAGATCCGGGACACTCATCGTTGATTGAG GGGTTTACCGCGGGTGGTTTCATATACATCGCGGTTGCTGGAGTACTAGCTGAAATGAACAGTAGCAGCAAATCAACTATAAGAACAACTGTATTTCAATTAACTTCACTTGTACTCGGAATGGCTGTCGCGCTTGGGATTTCCCTCATTGAATGA